The genomic window TCGCGAATGGTTGCCCAGCTCGATTTGTTCAGGTAGTGTACtagctaaagctagctagccttGCTATGGTACGCAACGCTAGCCCTGTTGTCAAACGTCGTTAGCTTGTGATAGTACTATATTGCTAACAATATTGGTTGTGTTACAGCTGTCGATTTTAAACGTAGTGTCACACATCAACATATTTCCAAAACATAACTAGTTAGATATTACTATTTTTAGACAAGCTAATGCGTCGCAATAGGCTAGAAAATTAGCTCACGACAGTTCACCAAACTTTAGCATGTTCATGATGGTAGCTTGCCTTTGCAGGCTAatttgctagctagctttagctaACGTTACTGCGTTTTGGACAGCTAGCAGCCATTGCTAAAGGACCACTTAGCTTCTCTCCATTGTTCCTTGTACTAATCATTTGGATGTATGTTTCAGTCGCAATGAAGAGTTGGAGGAGATGGCAACTGCCGATTTGAAGTACTTGCTGTTACCTGCGTTTCTGGGAGCGCTTACTATGAAGCAAGTGAACTTGGCCAAACGACTGGAGCAAGTTCAGATTGCCAGGGTGTACTTCTTAGACTTCTTGAGAAGGTGTAAGGAGTATGACCTCTCAAAATTTGAACTACCCAAGACAAGCGAAGACTCGCCAGGCACTTCGGAAGAATCAGAACAGGGGCCCGCCACCTCCCCCAAACCGCCAGACCTAGTTGCAATGGCAACTCAGAGACAAGCAAAGATCGAAAGGTCACAAAAATAACTGTTTACATTTAGCTAGTCCGGCCTTTATGTTTTACCGTGACACAGACAGTGTTTGTTGTTCGATATGGACTCTCATGTCACTTATGTGAACTATGGAGTGCTTCTTTACTCACCCATTTTTATATATGTATTTGAATGAATTTAAATAATTTCAGTACAGTTTATAACTGATGTTAGAACTGGACCTTGAGTAACCTTCCAACTTTTGGAATTGTTTAGATACAAGCAGAAGAAGGACACGGAAGCAAAGCTATCGGAGATCAAGGCAGCTGTCGACAGTGGAACGGCAGATGATGAGATTGTAAGAGACTTCTACCTTCTCAATGTCAGGAAATGGATTTCCATATCCCTGGAGGAAATCGAGAGTATTGACCAGGAAATGGAGATTCTGAAAAGGATGGATTTTCTGAAACAGGTAGGCCTAGTTCGATATTTACACCGGATGTTTACGGAATGTTAAATTAACAAGCAGGTATATCGTTGAGAACCTAACGCATGATCTCTTGTGTAGACTTCAACAGAGCCCTCACAAACCAAACACAGGCCACCCATGAAGCCTTTCATCCTCACCAAAGATGCTGCACAAGCACGGTACTTGTCAACAAAGTACCCTGACGATGTGTTGGCCACTGAAGTTTCCCCCTAAATGTACTATTAATCAACTAACATGAATTGACATGCAGCATTAATtaaccctgtgtcctgtcccTTGTCTCTGCTTGGCGTGCAGAGTGTTTGGAGCGGGCTACCCCAGCCTCCCCACCATGACGGTGGATGACTGGTACGAGCAGCACAGAAAGAAGGGGGCTCTTCCTGACCAAGGCATCCCCCGGAGCGCTGGTAAGACGTTCAGCTGTTCTCCAACCTACTGTAGTGGGCACTAATCCACTCAATGCCCTTCGAAAGATAGTGTTTATCTTcagatggggtcagatggctgagcggttagggagtcgggctattaatcagaaggttgttggttcgattcccggccgtgccaaatgacgttgtgtccttgggcaaggcacttcaccctacttgcctcggggagaatgtccctgtacttactgtaagtcgctctggataagagcgtctgctaaatgactaaatgtaatgtaaatgtttatttaCATCTCGTTAAAATGTTCCGTcgtttctgttttgtttgtagCCGACTTCGATGCCGATGAGCGGgccagagaagagaaggagatgcTGGTGGAGAATGACGATGAAGAGGCTCTGCAGAAGGCCAAGGACTGGGACAACTGGAAGGACACGCATCGCAGAGGCTACGGGAACCGCAAGAACATGGGCTGACGAGCCGGGCTCCTCCCAGATGCAGCCACAGGAACATGCCCGGCCCACACATCTCTGTTACCACAATATTAAAGAAACGGTGACACAACAGCTGTGTGTGAAAGGATGGCCTTAAAGGGGAAGTTTCCACAACACAAGATGAGGACAGGTTTATCACCATCTGTCTTTTGGTTCTGAGTCTGCAAACCCTGGATTCCTTCCAGTGTGGTAGTATCAGTGGTACatctttatttatttgtgtCCGTTGGTATGATCTCACCTGCATTGGAAGCAAGATTTAACAAAGACCATGAGTCATTGGTCTAGCTGGGTCTAATATGAAGTGCATCTGTAATTTAATTCTGTCATTGTTTCTGAAAGTCAAAATTCAAGACCTACTATGTTGACTGTGGAATGGAGTTGACAGTATAGTAAGCAATAGAAAATTACTTTGGTATTCATTTCATCAAAAGGATGACTTAAAAGGTGAGCTGGTTTGGAATATGATGACAGCTACATGATATCCCATTTGTAAAACAGACCCAAATTTCAATTTCAAAACGTGCGTTCCTAATGGTGTAGATGTTCTTTGGGTTACCGAGTAGTGATTCATATATGTTAGTACGATGCATTTCATCATACTAACTTAATTCTAGgtaaacacattttttttttaatgtacttGACTTTTCAACATGTATTAAAGAAACACGTTTCCCATAACCTCACAGTTGCTGTTTTAAAAAGCACTTTCTCAGATTCAGATTTGGGGTTGGTATACTTTAAACCGCCAGTGAACTGCATGGCCCAAAACTGTACATTTTTGTTGCTGCTTTGTAATGACATGCCACCCCCCCATTTCCCCCTATTTGCTTCCTGAATAAACAAGCGTAATGGTTAAGACAAGGGTTTATGACAGTTGTCTCCATTTCACACAGTATATACAACTACAATTACAGAAAAGCCCAATGGAATGTTTtaagtatattttatattttgctAGCTATAGAAgtagacagacaaccacagacGTCATTCTTAAAAGTTCAGGCAGTCATCTAAGCTGCCGTCTGTTATCTTTAAgatccacatcctcagcctctGGTAAGActttctttgtgtttgtgttgtatttTTTTACTCTGTACTGCGTCAAAATCGGCCTCCACTTCCCTGCCAGTACACAGCACAATGGAGAATGAGGGCCAGACTTGCTGTCCACACAGATTCTTTCCCTGTCAGGGTAGGCGGAAATTGAGGCGTTTGATCTGAATTCTAAAGGGGCTTGTTGGGGCTGGTAAAAGCATCTATTGTATGTAAATTATTCACACAAGGGCATATGACTTCTACTGTGCAGGGCAGTGGCTAGTGTGAGGAATCATTAGCAATGCAAACTCATGGTGGTCTTGTTCACAGACTCACCAATGGGGGGGAAAAAATTGCAAAACTAATTCAATAGTTGATGGGCGTGTTCGTGCACTATTTCATCTAAAGGTAAATAGATCTTTTTTCATGTTTCAGTAAGGAATGGTTTAGTTTATTAAGCAACAGTAAAGAAAGGGACATTTATATCTGTTCCTCCTTAGATTATTTACTCTTCATTTGTATGAATTAGGGAATAATTTGTACTGTTACCTTTCTGCTTATATAAAATGAACCCTACATAATAATTTTTGCTAATGGATTACATAGAAAATGCGACGATTGACTACTCCATATAAAGTTTGACATATTTAAACTTGATATGTACACACCATAGGTTTGGCAGTTGAATTCTACATTGCTTCCACTCCAGTATTTGTTATATTATGAAATGTTTTAGTTGTTTAGGTATTAACCAATACTGGTTGCAAAGTATGGCCattctaaaaaaaaaactaaaaacatatttttaaaaGCTTTTCACTAAATGTGTTTTATAGGTTTTGCTTTTAATTATTTATTGACCttgatctttttattttttttattttaatgattaaaCTTTGATTCTTTTTAATTTGTATTACTATATGCTCTGTAGCACTCGGAGATCGCTTAAATATAGAGTGcaatataaatacaatttattattattattatcctgCATCAGTCTGCTCTGTGATCCATAGACAATACTGACACATGCAAACTGTAGCCAGAACAGCACTAAGACTTAATATCTATATGCGATTTATAACATTATTCAAACACAAAAGTAAGTGATTGGTTTACCGGCCAGTTTGGTGGCACTATCACCTCGGCACAGAGGTCAAAGACTCCACCCAGCCGTGCTGGTGGATTTGGGGACAGCAGGTCATGTGACGCGTAGCCATGCCCTCTTAAGAGGCCCGCCAGCCTGGAGCTGGATAGAGAGGCTCTCTTCCTCTGGACACACATCCAATGTCCTCTCTTCACCGGCGGGTCGTCGCTGTGCTGAACCCTGGGAGCCGCATATGCCTCTAACCCCTCCAGCTGAGCCTGGTAACTACCGATGCTCCCTGTCGAGCAGAAACAACAGGACGATTAAGAAAGGAACATTTTGAAAGCTATTTctattcttctttcttttccatCTTTGTGTCTGGAGAGTCTCATGTCACCTGGTCTTTAAAGGCTTCTTGTTTTATTGCCCTGATCACTGAACCATGGTAGGGTGGAACTGTCTGTTGAAGCTGGAAAGTGGATTATGAGGTTTTCTGTgataaaagtgttttttttgtttgtaggTTAACTCCCAATGGACTTAAGGAAAAGCTGAAAAAAGTCAAAATGGTCAAAAAGGGTAAGGTTATTCCTAACTAActttccgtttttttttttcagacccGGAACCGAAAATGAACTGGGCGTCCTTTTATGCTGTCGTCAGCGGTGTAAACAGACACTCCACTGGAATCGGTCGCATCTGGCTCTCTGTGCTGTTTATCTTCCGTATCCTGGTCCTGGTGGTGGCGGCTGAGAGCGTGTGGGGCGACGAGAAGTCGGGCTTCACCTGCAACACCCAGCAACCTGGCTGCAACAGCGTCTGCTACGACCACTTCTTCCCCATCTCCCACATCCGCCTGTGGGCCCTCCAGCTCATCCTGGTGTCCACCCCAGCCCTGCTGGTGGCCATGCACGTGGCCCACCGCCGCCACATCGACAAGAAGCTCTACAAGCTGTCTGGCCGGGCCAGTCCCAAGGAGCTGGAGCAGATCAAGACCCAGAAGATGAAGATCACCGGGGCTCTGTGGTGGACGTACATCATCAGCCTGTTCTTCAGGATCGTCTTCGAGTCGGCCTTCATGTACATCTTCTACATGATCTACCCAGGCTACAAGATGATCCGGCTGGTGAAGTGCGACTCATACCCGTGCCCCAACATCGTGGACTGTTTCGTGTCTCGGCCCACAGAGAAGACAGTGTTCACCGTGTTCATGCTGGCGGTGTCAGGGATCTGCATTCTGCTCAACATCGCAGAGGTGATCTTCCTGGTTGGGAAGGCCTGTGGACGGCACTTGATAAGCAATGCTGGAGACTCTTCCATGGGAGCGTGGATCACACAAAAGCTCTGTTCCTACTAGAGCAAACAGAACAGAGAAGTGCCCAGCCAGGACGAGGCATACGAGTTAGCGGTGACGAAGGGAAGCTTTAGATAATAAAACTGACGGTTCTGCTCTCTGCTTTGTTTTGAGACCTGTTCGTTGAAGTACCACAGCTTTCAAGTTATTAAGCCATCAAGCAGGAAAAAACACAGActtatgttttgtatttgtgttGAATTTGTTCACCAAAACGTACTGTAAGGACTATTTTCGTTCACATGGAACAAGCTTGTTCtgttgagagagtgagagtggtaTATTTCTACAGAGATTTCAAAGTTTCTAGTCTTCTGATTATAATTAACAACCAGAGCGTTAGACACTAATAAACATGGCTCCTACCAGGTCATATTTGAAGGGATTTTCTCTCAAGTTGACCTGCTAATGACGGATGATAGAACAGAATATTCTCTGAATTTGTGTCAGATTTTCTCAGTTTTCTCAAATGATCACAAACAGCAGTTTTCACAGCTCCTCAGTCCCTTGGCTGTTCTCGCAGTTCACTACAGAATATCCTCCCTTGCACTCTATTCATAAAAAATGGCTGTGCGGGAAAGTATGTGGCACTAAACACATTGTAGCACTGTAAGTTTATACTTCATAATGTTTGTGGCATTTTAGTTTTAGGTAGTTTATGTTAATGCTGTGTATTTTAAGATCTTGTATGGAGAAAAGGCTTGAACAAGTttgtcatatatatatatatatatatatatgtgtcaaAATTAAAacatgcaaaatgatgttgtgtccttgggcaaggcacttcaccctacttgccttggggagaatgtccctgtacttactgtaagtcgctctggataagagcgtctgctaaatgactaaatgtaaatgtactgaaaATAGCTGGTAAATTAATTGTTTCATGCAAATAAATGGTCATTTACAAAATATTTATGACACACTTGTAGTTGATACAAGGTATAGTCTCTATGCAATTGTtattaatgtttttaaaaaaaaggCGATTTAATAAATCTAAACAATAATACCGCCACATTGTTGTCACAGTATGTCAAGTAATGTCCATCCATGTAATACCTTAACATACCACATGGTGGCATCAGAAACTTAGCATACAGGGGGCATGACCATTTCATGGTTCCTTCACATATCATCTCAGAATGGGATCAAAATGAATAAACTGTATTAAATAAAATCCTAATCACAAACCGTGTTGTCTCTCTTCTAACATCCAAGGAGGTCCTGAACGCTGTTTAAGCACCTGTGACAGCTCATCTAAGTCCCCCTGAGCCAAGACTCacacaggagggcagagggcgTGCTACCAGGTTATCAATAGCATAGTCTAGCGAGAGGTCAGTCTCAAAGTACAAAGTATTCCCCCTGCGGGCAGCTGGCCCTCTGGGGACAAGTGCGAGGGCACTTCTCTTTTTCTGGATCCCATCAGGGCAACCCATATATGGACGGTATATCAGGTGTGAGGTCGGCTATGCCAGGAGATAGTTACTAACAATGAACTTCTTCTGTCTCTGAGACTGTACGTACAGCAACACCAAATTTAAAGCTTGGAATCTGGTGCAGCCACTCAGAGATATTTAACAAAATCATTTTTGATAGCTTGATTCAAGTTTTGGACATTTAACAATAGTCTATTTGTTTACTAATAAACCCTCCCTGCTTTAAGAGCTATCACAGCTGTTTTGCTCTGCGTTAATGTGTCAGACTGTCTTTCAAATGAAAGGTTACAGCAGGGTCATTTTGACTGTTCAGGATCGTTTGTCTCCTTCCCCAGGTTAAACAAATCCAGCAGTGTTCTTAAGAAGGATGTCCTCTGTTGAGTTTATAACCGCCACAAACTGGGAGTTTCCAGCCAGCCCATTAAACAAGTACCAGTCAGTCACAACATGACAATGATGGGAGGTCTCGCCTCTCCCATCTCACACGTTCTCCCACGCAGTCACAGGCTGTCTGACCCTCCACCTTCCAGCTCCCATCTcacaagaacccccccccccagcccctctcccccagacccctccagcCGCCGGAGGGAGATAACCAAGCCACTCCCTTTTTACTTGAAGTATATTTAGAGCAACGCAGACTAAAACCCACCCCCCATTGGACTATTTAACCATCAGTCAGATGTACAGAAACACCACTTAAGCAGTGAGCTTGATAATTCTCTTTGGGGAGGGAGTTTTTATCCTTCGCTTGCACAGGGAAGGGGTGCGCTAGCAGGGGCCCAGCTACAGTTTACTTCTTATACGAGAGTCGTATGTGGTTTATACGACTGAGATTCAAGAAGAGAGAGCTGAACGTAGAGGCTGGAGTCCAGAGGGAGCTGAAGATCAGCTGAGGGGTGTCACACGACCAGAGGACATGTCTCTctcagtgggggaggagagacgcaGCTAGCACACTGCATCTGTCTCCCAACTCGAATGAAATACCAACACAATAAGGTGGGTCTTGACACACGTTTCACTGAAGATTTCAACAAATATAGTTGTCTTAGaaattgttttttgtgtgtgtgatatagatTGTTGCAAGTACACACAAACAACTCTGGTGTTAGCCAGAACTGTTGAAAAGGCTAGGGTTTGCTCCTGTAGAAAGAGCTCTGCTAGAAGAACACATTCCACTGTACGAGTCATCAGATCGAGTCTTTCTTAGATGTCACTGACTCCTTTCCATTAGATTATGTTTCAAAATGGAAAACTGAGACAGGAGTCAAGTTCTTTTTTTAAACTTACTGTTGCTCCCTGTAATGACGTCCAACAGCATGAGTCTCAGTAGCTGCTGGTTCAAGTCACCGTGACTCAGAGGATAACTACAGCTGTGATGATTTCATGTCATGGTGCCATGTGATGGATTATGAAGAGAGCAGTGAGGAGAA from Osmerus eperlanus chromosome 19, fOsmEpe2.1, whole genome shotgun sequence includes these protein-coding regions:
- the igbp1 gene encoding immunoglobulin-binding protein 1 — protein: MAAAKITGVSDEPLKLSELLDHGWKLFEEVDCTNEPIAATHIQVKIKRGITQLEEASRMVAQLDLFSRNEELEEMATADLKYLLLPAFLGALTMKQVNLAKRLEQVQIARVYFLDFLRRCKEYDLSKFELPKTSEDSPGTSEESEQGPATSPKPPDLVAMATQRQAKIERYKQKKDTEAKLSEIKAAVDSGTADDEIVRDFYLLNVRKWISISLEEIESIDQEMEILKRMDFLKQTSTEPSQTKHRPPMKPFILTKDAAQARVFGAGYPSLPTMTVDDWYEQHRKKGALPDQGIPRSAADFDADERAREEKEMLVENDDEEALQKAKDWDNWKDTHRRGYGNRKNMG
- the gjb1a gene encoding connexin 27.5 isoform X1, translated to MPLTPPAEPDPEPKMNWASFYAVVSGVNRHSTGIGRIWLSVLFIFRILVLVVAAESVWGDEKSGFTCNTQQPGCNSVCYDHFFPISHIRLWALQLILVSTPALLVAMHVAHRRHIDKKLYKLSGRASPKELEQIKTQKMKITGALWWTYIISLFFRIVFESAFMYIFYMIYPGYKMIRLVKCDSYPCPNIVDCFVSRPTEKTVFTVFMLAVSGICILLNIAEVIFLVGKACGRHLISNAGDSSMGAWITQKLCSY
- the gjb1a gene encoding connexin 27.5 isoform X2 yields the protein MNWASFYAVVSGVNRHSTGIGRIWLSVLFIFRILVLVVAAESVWGDEKSGFTCNTQQPGCNSVCYDHFFPISHIRLWALQLILVSTPALLVAMHVAHRRHIDKKLYKLSGRASPKELEQIKTQKMKITGALWWTYIISLFFRIVFESAFMYIFYMIYPGYKMIRLVKCDSYPCPNIVDCFVSRPTEKTVFTVFMLAVSGICILLNIAEVIFLVGKACGRHLISNAGDSSMGAWITQKLCSY